A region of Phycisphaerales bacterium AB-hyl4 DNA encodes the following proteins:
- a CDS encoding CHASE domain-containing protein: MFKRHVPLLVGLLSITATLAATVQLDTTIRQRDELRVDAWVEKTHDNAHERIYNHANMLRGLRGLFISSEHVSVIEFDRFVDSMGLAERYPAVLGVGFAIEVSPDDLDQALKLLRKRNPSLDIWPARSPADLTGTTHPTIYYRSVRPDGDDLTGFDIGATSVGRAAMRRSQTTFDTATLGDRLEIPRTRPLATATDSPLPNPDSRQFALYLPVFHDDLFAGRETGDESEVIGYLYMVIDTDIYWDNIFHPLSKRYFDIYVYNGLLLNPASLEFTNGSPVPPRSGAAAPRYERTATVELAGRPWTLLFQSKPGFEALSTRTIVVPTTFGAGLLASLVLFVLARSQTLAWVTAREANEELQRSEQRLRNMNETLEQRVADRTAIAERRAAQVRRLAAEVTHIEQRERRRLARTLHDHLQQLLVAARMRLQIMHSASNDDELQTTSTELDQLLQDAIQASRSLTIELSPPILHESGLVTCLEWLARHIRQQHHLHVAIEVDGDAETIDALVSCNVKIMLFESTREALLNVVKYAGVSEAQLQLRHDPTAQTLELTIADEGVGFEADKLALRGNAVERFGLFSIRERLELLDGQFAINSAPGQGTRVTLRLPTPPPPPPTPTPTP; the protein is encoded by the coding sequence ATGTTTAAACGCCACGTGCCGCTGCTCGTGGGTCTGCTGAGCATCACCGCGACGCTCGCCGCAACGGTGCAGTTGGACACCACCATCCGCCAGCGCGACGAACTGCGCGTGGATGCGTGGGTCGAAAAGACCCACGACAATGCCCACGAACGAATCTACAACCACGCCAACATGCTCCGCGGACTTCGCGGCCTGTTTATCTCCAGCGAACACGTCTCCGTAATCGAGTTCGATCGCTTCGTCGACAGCATGGGGCTAGCCGAGCGTTACCCCGCGGTCCTCGGCGTGGGCTTCGCGATTGAAGTTTCACCGGACGACCTCGACCAGGCCTTGAAACTGCTGCGAAAACGCAACCCCTCCCTCGACATCTGGCCCGCCCGTTCGCCCGCCGACCTCACTGGAACAACGCACCCGACAATCTACTACCGTTCCGTTCGACCGGATGGCGATGATCTCACGGGCTTCGACATCGGCGCGACCTCCGTCGGCCGCGCCGCGATGCGGCGCAGTCAAACAACGTTCGACACCGCCACCTTAGGTGATCGCCTTGAGATCCCACGCACCAGGCCCCTCGCCACCGCCACGGATTCGCCGTTGCCCAACCCCGACAGCCGTCAGTTCGCCTTGTACCTGCCCGTCTTCCACGACGACCTGTTCGCCGGCCGAGAGACCGGCGACGAAAGCGAAGTCATCGGCTATCTGTACATGGTGATCGATACCGACATCTATTGGGACAACATCTTCCACCCGCTCTCCAAGCGATACTTCGACATCTACGTCTACAACGGCCTGCTGCTGAACCCCGCCTCGCTCGAGTTCACCAACGGTAGTCCGGTACCACCGCGCTCGGGGGCCGCCGCGCCGCGATACGAACGAACCGCCACGGTGGAACTCGCCGGTCGGCCGTGGACGCTGCTGTTCCAGTCCAAGCCTGGCTTTGAAGCGTTGTCCACCCGGACGATCGTCGTGCCCACGACCTTCGGCGCGGGCCTGCTCGCCAGCCTTGTGCTGTTCGTGCTCGCTCGATCACAGACGTTGGCATGGGTCACCGCGCGCGAAGCCAACGAAGAGTTGCAGCGATCCGAACAACGACTGCGAAACATGAACGAAACGCTTGAGCAGCGCGTCGCCGATCGCACCGCCATCGCCGAACGCCGGGCCGCGCAGGTCCGTCGCCTTGCCGCCGAGGTGACCCACATCGAGCAGCGCGAACGTCGGCGACTCGCCCGCACGTTGCATGATCATCTCCAGCAACTGCTCGTCGCCGCGCGGATGCGATTACAGATCATGCACTCCGCGTCGAACGACGATGAGCTTCAAACCACAAGCACCGAACTCGACCAGCTCCTGCAGGACGCGATCCAGGCGTCGCGCTCGCTGACGATCGAACTCAGCCCGCCCATCCTGCACGAGTCCGGCCTCGTCACCTGCCTCGAATGGTTGGCCCGCCATATTCGCCAGCAACATCACCTGCACGTGGCCATAGAAGTTGATGGCGACGCCGAAACGATCGACGCTCTGGTGAGCTGCAATGTGAAGATCATGCTCTTCGAGTCGACGCGCGAAGCGTTGTTGAATGTGGTCAAGTACGCCGGCGTCAGCGAAGCTCAACTGCAACTGCGGCATGACCCCACAGCGCAGACGCTCGAGTTGACGATCGCGGACGAAGGCGTCGGCTTCGAGGCCGACAAACTCGCCCTTCGCGGCAATGCCGTCGAACGCTTCGGCCTGTTCAGCATCCGCGAACGCCTCGAACTGCTCGACGGCCAGTTCGCCATCAACAGCGCCCCAGGCCAAGGCACGCGCGTCACGCTCCGCCTCCCCACGCCGCCCCCTCCACCCCCGACACCAACACCAACGCCTTAG
- a CDS encoding ABC transporter substrate-binding protein translates to MREHLSKIVIVALLVLVVGVPFVLRPGAADTGDEAAGDDAARLIIVSPHNEQIRFEVSRAFNAWRVEQGRSPVRFDWRVSGGTSELRRTVFSQFEAAAAEGREEQGIGADLFFGGGDFEHNQLARGIRVTRDGETFDLPLVVPIELPEGMLEAVYPEPTIGGERLYHPELYWVGPAMASFGIVYNRDLLGMLSLDEPSTWADLTDPSYQGWVALADPGHSGSIAATYNVILRRSGWTEGWALLRRVFANARYFTSSAGKVPTDVSAGEAAAGMAIDFYGRFQAGAINQLGEDRLGYVDPQYMTATTADPIAILRGAPHHALAQEFVAWLLTPRAQRLWQRELGAFDGPVRFELRRQPARRSMYTDDERAYWTDPEIDPFGTARPLPAGTPDYYGMVAPVAHAMAIDIHNDLVAAWRTIQRTPRDHPNRGRMLELFDRLPEELMLVWQSDELADSWQAVMEDETHEQHDEVVATLEAFGAGLRANYGGSANADRLLDARLRWTLFFRENYREIVRLGR, encoded by the coding sequence ATGCGGGAACACTTGAGCAAGATTGTTATTGTTGCGCTGCTGGTGCTGGTGGTGGGTGTGCCGTTTGTGCTTCGGCCAGGCGCTGCGGATACGGGCGACGAGGCGGCGGGTGATGATGCGGCGAGGTTGATTATCGTGAGCCCGCATAACGAGCAGATTCGCTTTGAGGTGAGTCGGGCGTTTAATGCGTGGCGGGTGGAGCAGGGGCGATCGCCCGTGCGGTTTGACTGGCGGGTGAGCGGCGGGACGAGCGAGTTGCGGCGGACGGTCTTCAGTCAGTTCGAGGCGGCTGCGGCGGAGGGGCGTGAAGAGCAGGGCATTGGGGCGGACCTGTTTTTCGGCGGCGGTGATTTCGAGCACAACCAGCTTGCTCGCGGCATCCGTGTGACGCGTGATGGCGAGACGTTTGATTTGCCGCTGGTCGTGCCGATCGAGTTGCCGGAGGGCATGTTGGAGGCGGTGTACCCTGAGCCGACCATTGGTGGTGAGCGGCTGTATCACCCGGAGCTTTACTGGGTGGGGCCGGCGATGGCGAGCTTCGGCATTGTTTACAACCGCGACTTGTTGGGCATGTTGTCGTTGGATGAGCCGAGCACGTGGGCGGACCTGACAGACCCGTCGTATCAGGGATGGGTAGCGCTTGCGGACCCGGGGCATTCGGGCTCGATCGCGGCGACGTATAACGTGATTCTTCGCCGATCGGGTTGGACGGAAGGCTGGGCGTTGCTGCGGCGGGTGTTCGCCAACGCGCGGTACTTCACGTCGAGCGCGGGCAAGGTGCCGACGGACGTGTCGGCAGGCGAGGCGGCGGCGGGGATGGCGATCGACTTTTACGGGCGGTTTCAGGCCGGGGCGATCAACCAGCTTGGCGAGGATCGGCTGGGGTATGTCGACCCGCAGTACATGACGGCGACGACGGCGGACCCGATCGCGATTCTTCGCGGTGCACCGCATCATGCGTTGGCTCAGGAGTTCGTTGCGTGGCTGCTTACGCCGAGGGCGCAGCGGTTGTGGCAGCGTGAGTTGGGGGCGTTTGACGGGCCGGTGCGGTTTGAGCTGCGTCGGCAGCCGGCGCGTCGAAGCATGTATACCGATGATGAGCGTGCGTACTGGACGGACCCGGAGATCGATCCGTTCGGCACGGCTCGGCCGTTGCCTGCGGGCACGCCGGATTATTACGGGATGGTGGCGCCGGTGGCGCATGCGATGGCGATTGATATTCACAACGATCTTGTCGCGGCGTGGCGTACGATTCAGCGGACGCCACGCGATCATCCGAATCGGGGGAGGATGCTTGAGTTGTTCGATCGGCTGCCGGAGGAGTTGATGCTTGTCTGGCAGAGCGATGAGCTGGCGGATTCGTGGCAGGCGGTGATGGAGGACGAAACGCACGAGCAGCACGACGAGGTGGTGGCGACGCTTGAGGCGTTCGGCGCGGGGCTTCGCGCCAACTATGGCGGGTCGGCGAATGCGGATCGGCTGCTGGATGCACGGCTGCGGTGGACATTGTTCTTCCGTGAGAATTATCGAGAGATTGTTCGGTTGGGACGGTAG
- a CDS encoding radical SAM protein → MTRTDTLAQALNIDAVVEGKARLSFADALRLYHEAPLHDLGRWANAVAERIHGTEVRTYVIDRNINYTNVCTARCTFCAFKRRGDEDDAYTLDRETLHRKIAELVAIGGTQILLQGGMNPDLPIEFYEEMLRAMKADFPQVHIHGFSPPEITELVAIAEIDGFPTTAPRRSGELPQDVWEAKCEAIIKRLMAAGLDSLPGGGGEIFADHVRRRTGQGKASAEHWLTVMRLCHKLGLHTSATMMFGHIEGIADRIDHMQRLRDAQDQAINHNWPARYVSFISWPFQRENTPLGRLPEYDVESDEPFAGDVLAEKVYAGEVDGMAKAACDAAVPEAGKIVRRASANEYLRMQAISRLFLDNFHSIGSSWVTMGPKIGQMGLYFGASDMGSVMMEENVVSAAGTTYCLNEEVLCHLIRDAGYTPAQRDNRYNVIKLHNTNTAPDRKVTDWSQHRAKKLHIESTPCDSNEPDNNTPITLTINR, encoded by the coding sequence ATGACCCGCACCGACACCCTTGCACAAGCACTGAACATCGACGCCGTCGTTGAAGGCAAAGCCCGCCTCAGCTTCGCCGACGCCCTGCGCCTCTACCACGAAGCCCCGCTGCACGACCTCGGCCGATGGGCCAACGCCGTCGCCGAGCGCATTCACGGCACGGAGGTCCGCACGTACGTCATCGACCGCAACATCAACTACACCAACGTCTGCACCGCCCGCTGCACGTTCTGCGCCTTCAAGCGCCGCGGCGACGAAGACGACGCCTACACGCTCGACCGCGAAACCTTGCATCGCAAGATCGCCGAGCTCGTCGCCATCGGCGGCACGCAGATCCTCCTCCAGGGCGGCATGAACCCCGACCTGCCCATTGAGTTCTACGAAGAAATGCTCCGCGCGATGAAGGCCGACTTCCCGCAGGTGCACATCCACGGCTTCAGCCCGCCGGAGATTACCGAACTCGTCGCCATCGCCGAGATCGACGGCTTCCCCACCACCGCACCGCGCCGCTCCGGCGAGCTGCCGCAGGACGTGTGGGAAGCCAAATGCGAAGCGATCATCAAACGCCTCATGGCGGCCGGCCTCGACTCCCTGCCCGGCGGCGGCGGTGAGATCTTCGCCGACCACGTCCGCCGACGCACCGGCCAGGGCAAAGCCAGCGCCGAACACTGGCTCACCGTCATGCGCCTCTGCCACAAGCTCGGCCTGCACACCAGCGCCACCATGATGTTCGGCCACATCGAGGGCATCGCCGACCGCATCGACCACATGCAACGCCTACGCGATGCACAGGACCAGGCCATCAACCACAACTGGCCCGCGCGATACGTCAGCTTCATCTCGTGGCCGTTCCAGCGCGAAAACACACCGCTCGGCCGACTGCCGGAGTATGACGTCGAATCGGACGAACCCTTCGCCGGCGACGTGCTCGCCGAAAAGGTCTACGCCGGCGAAGTCGACGGCATGGCCAAGGCGGCCTGCGACGCGGCCGTGCCCGAGGCCGGCAAGATCGTCCGCCGTGCCAGTGCGAACGAATACCTGCGCATGCAGGCGATCAGCCGACTGTTCCTCGACAACTTCCACTCCATCGGCAGCTCATGGGTCACAATGGGCCCGAAGATCGGCCAGATGGGCCTCTACTTCGGCGCCAGCGACATGGGCAGCGTCATGATGGAGGAAAACGTTGTCTCCGCCGCGGGCACGACCTACTGCCTCAACGAAGAAGTGCTCTGCCACCTCATCCGCGACGCCGGCTACACCCCGGCCCAGCGCGACAACCGTTACAACGTCATCAAGCTTCACAACACCAACACCGCCCCCGACCGCAAAGTCACCGACTGGTCCCAACACCGCGCGAAAAAGCTGCACATCGAAAGCACCCCCTGTGACAGCAACGAACCGGACAACAACACCCCCATCACCCTCACAATCAACCGCTAA
- a CDS encoding DUF4159 domain-containing protein, producing the protein MGDDRQRRGRPWGACVRGAVSLTLMLIVWAGVTASAVADDRAARAARLETAIEQLKAEAEQLDQLEAPSTRPVFRRPHPALRGWGAEAGPVVLERLQGSFTGNEHRDAYIRWHLMPPVRDMLREAYDTFNNTGEHQLPDGVIRNLRNLTQRLPSPLQIPRLEEYRWEPEDLGQEYRRLWSESRITVGIPPFGDHYYGRAALERASDDQRRTLEPIVARMEELRARLERVRDRQAEVYNERVRQVNSIVRDFRGDVIYALIQSGDADLMGMVIDEISRQVGNQQYIGIDLMEYMYYAMLDGYLALYGAEDLRRASRNLERMARQYDSFRIYRFGEEDPPWYMARPRRNAADMAFHLIHVFQDPAVLSLFQYEATARPREQPFRPSNFVFTADNFTERDVHVAIGRVLEALQNPRRPELQPPYMLDEEERLRRRVQRHDNRHDVIHEVGNHAVAAWAMLAAGESYQQPSLLKRINWVLSGEPPFTYDRGMRLQMLSHMPGRVFQPWVHRDRVMLERGLSEETGNWGRHSGLREPDGWGDHASGAYGMLGLSGAHRAGADIENNTWRLVDAHWRRTQQQTANDQPAGWALGMFNVELSNAERRRIERIPNHNRVTGPMTAAGVFALSLTEHQLSNTRHAPTSNGAMSTELRKGIAWLDANFRLDDPNAEDWYYYMWTIQRVGQITGHRRFGGVDWFRDVTAEMLNRQGRDGLWRDPSGQLGPLMPSSFALLYLSTINTPVAVGKLKFDGPWNNRPHDIWNFSEYATDWYEHDTTWQIVEPTAPISHMVESPILYLSSNARFSFSDAEVQNLREYIDAGGMLLINQEGGGGQAFNQSLRELRERLLPGREFEPLDAGHPLMTINKHLTGRTSVQAIANDIRPLVLYFNRDLGDGLQKNERDRSDSFALLSNTYLYTVGLNARRSRLDRTYIQPHPDARPTRQLAAARIRHGGQYDPEPGALSQLQTLLANEHDVDFRYETVSPTELSGQQLALLTTTGEIDMSDEEVDALRDWVDAGGTLWIDAASGSREASDGVQALVRRLAPGRTGTRLASRDRIISGQDLNSGHDNRRVTYRPYLLIQTGGSTTPRLHQIRIDDRPAIVFSTEDLTAGLAGLNHWGIYGYSVESARNLMVNGVLDVLQRE; encoded by the coding sequence ATGGGCGACGACCGACAGCGGCGAGGCCGACCATGGGGCGCATGCGTTCGTGGCGCGGTATCGCTCACGCTGATGCTTATCGTATGGGCGGGCGTGACCGCCTCGGCCGTCGCTGACGACCGCGCCGCCCGAGCAGCACGACTCGAAACGGCGATTGAACAGCTCAAGGCCGAGGCCGAGCAACTCGACCAACTTGAAGCGCCATCCACACGCCCCGTCTTCCGTCGGCCGCACCCGGCACTGCGCGGCTGGGGCGCGGAAGCAGGCCCGGTCGTGCTCGAACGACTGCAAGGCTCGTTCACCGGCAACGAACATCGCGACGCGTACATCCGCTGGCATCTCATGCCCCCGGTGCGCGACATGCTTCGCGAAGCGTACGACACGTTCAACAACACAGGCGAACACCAGCTGCCCGACGGCGTGATCCGCAACCTGCGAAATCTCACACAGCGCCTGCCTTCGCCTTTGCAGATACCTCGGCTGGAGGAGTATCGCTGGGAGCCGGAAGACCTCGGCCAGGAGTATCGCCGACTGTGGTCCGAGTCGCGCATCACCGTCGGCATCCCCCCATTCGGCGATCACTACTACGGCCGCGCGGCGCTGGAACGGGCGTCCGACGACCAGCGACGCACGCTCGAACCGATCGTCGCTCGCATGGAAGAGCTGCGCGCCCGGCTGGAGCGCGTCCGCGATCGGCAGGCCGAGGTCTACAACGAACGCGTTCGACAGGTCAACTCGATCGTGCGCGATTTTCGCGGCGACGTGATCTATGCCCTCATCCAGTCAGGCGACGCCGACCTGATGGGGATGGTCATTGATGAAATCAGTCGACAGGTCGGCAACCAGCAGTACATCGGCATCGACCTGATGGAGTACATGTACTACGCCATGCTCGACGGCTATCTCGCGCTCTACGGCGCGGAAGACCTCCGCCGCGCCAGCCGAAACCTGGAGCGCATGGCCCGGCAGTACGATTCGTTCCGCATCTACCGCTTCGGCGAAGAAGACCCGCCGTGGTACATGGCCCGCCCGCGCCGCAACGCCGCGGACATGGCGTTCCACCTGATCCACGTGTTTCAGGACCCCGCCGTGCTCTCGCTGTTCCAGTACGAAGCCACCGCTCGGCCGCGTGAGCAGCCCTTCCGCCCGAGCAACTTCGTCTTCACTGCCGACAACTTTACCGAGCGCGATGTGCACGTCGCGATCGGCCGTGTGCTCGAAGCGCTGCAAAACCCGCGTCGGCCGGAGCTTCAGCCGCCTTACATGCTCGACGAGGAGGAGCGCCTGCGTCGGCGGGTGCAGCGGCACGACAACCGACATGACGTGATTCACGAAGTGGGCAACCACGCCGTCGCCGCTTGGGCCATGCTCGCCGCGGGCGAAAGCTACCAGCAGCCGAGCCTGCTCAAGCGGATCAACTGGGTGCTCAGCGGCGAGCCGCCGTTCACCTACGACCGCGGCATGCGGCTGCAGATGCTTTCACACATGCCCGGCCGAGTGTTTCAGCCCTGGGTCCACCGCGACCGTGTCATGCTCGAACGCGGCCTGTCGGAAGAGACCGGCAACTGGGGACGGCACTCCGGCCTGCGCGAACCCGACGGATGGGGCGATCATGCCAGCGGCGCCTACGGCATGCTCGGCCTGTCGGGGGCACATCGCGCAGGAGCCGACATCGAAAACAACACCTGGCGGCTCGTCGATGCCCACTGGCGACGCACTCAGCAACAAACCGCCAACGACCAGCCCGCCGGCTGGGCGCTGGGCATGTTCAACGTCGAGCTGAGCAACGCCGAGCGACGCCGAATCGAACGCATTCCCAACCACAATCGCGTCACCGGCCCGATGACCGCCGCGGGCGTCTTCGCCCTCAGCCTCACTGAACATCAGCTCAGCAACACCCGCCACGCCCCGACCAGCAACGGCGCGATGTCCACCGAGCTGCGCAAAGGCATCGCCTGGCTCGACGCCAACTTCCGCCTCGACGACCCCAACGCCGAGGACTGGTACTACTACATGTGGACCATCCAGCGCGTCGGCCAGATCACCGGCCATCGACGCTTCGGCGGCGTCGACTGGTTCCGCGATGTCACCGCCGAGATGCTCAACCGACAAGGCCGTGACGGACTCTGGCGTGACCCGTCCGGCCAGCTCGGACCACTCATGCCCAGCAGCTTCGCCCTGCTCTACCTCTCCACCATCAACACCCCGGTCGCCGTCGGCAAGCTCAAATTCGACGGCCCGTGGAACAACCGCCCGCACGATATCTGGAACTTCAGCGAATACGCCACCGACTGGTACGAACACGACACGACCTGGCAGATCGTCGAGCCCACCGCGCCGATCTCACACATGGTCGAGTCGCCCATTCTCTACCTTTCCAGCAACGCCCGATTCAGCTTCTCCGACGCGGAAGTCCAAAACCTGCGCGAGTACATCGACGCCGGCGGCATGCTGCTGATCAATCAGGAAGGCGGCGGCGGCCAGGCGTTCAACCAAAGCCTCCGCGAGCTGCGCGAACGCCTGCTGCCCGGCCGCGAGTTCGAACCGCTCGACGCCGGCCATCCGCTGATGACGATCAACAAGCACCTCACCGGCCGAACCAGCGTGCAGGCGATCGCCAACGACATCCGGCCGCTCGTGCTCTACTTCAACCGCGACCTCGGCGACGGCCTACAGAAAAACGAACGCGACCGCTCCGACAGCTTCGCCCTGCTCTCGAACACCTATCTCTACACCGTCGGCCTCAACGCCCGCCGATCGCGCCTCGACCGCACGTACATTCAACCCCACCCCGATGCACGCCCCACCCGCCAGCTCGCCGCCGCCCGCATCCGACACGGCGGGCAGTATGACCCCGAGCCCGGCGCGCTCAGCCAACTCCAAACGCTGCTCGCCAATGAGCATGATGTCGACTTCCGCTATGAAACCGTCTCACCCACCGAGCTCAGCGGGCAGCAACTCGCCCTGCTGACCACCACCGGGGAGATCGACATGAGCGACGAAGAAGTTGACGCCCTGCGCGACTGGGTCGACGCCGGCGGCACGCTCTGGATCGACGCCGCCTCCGGCTCACGCGAAGCGTCCGACGGCGTGCAGGCCCTCGTACGCCGACTCGCACCTGGCCGTACCGGCACACGCCTCGCCTCCCGCGATCGCATCATCAGCGGACAGGATCTCAACAGCGGCCACGACAACCGCCGCGTCACCTACCGCCCCTATCTGCTCATCCAGACCGGCGGCTCCACCACACCCCGTCTGCACCAGATCCGCATCGACGACCGCCCCGCCATCGTCTTCTCCACCGAAGACCTCACCGCCGGCCTCGCCGGGCTCAACCACTGGGGGATCTACGGCTACAGCGTCGAGTCCGCCCGCAACCTCATGGTCAACGGCGTGCTCGATGTCCTCCAACGCGAATAG
- a CDS encoding pyridoxine 5'-phosphate synthase: MTTLSVNVNKIALLRNTRTGETPDVLRLSRLALEAGAHGITVHPRPDERHIRRYDVTHLAAMLHEPAWADREFNIEGNPFLGAYVELCREAKPDQCTLVPDSPDQRTSDHGWQLADDTEIKQVTTAVAELKAIGSRVSLFMDPDPAAIERVPQTGADRIELYTEAYADAMAGGLDTASAQAVHRQYADAAALAQQLGLGVNGGHDLNLHNLARFLTIPDILEVSIGHALIADALELGLAETVRAYLALLPTS; the protein is encoded by the coding sequence ATGACCACCCTCTCCGTCAACGTCAACAAGATCGCCCTCCTGCGCAACACACGAACCGGCGAGACACCCGATGTGCTGAGGCTTTCGCGCCTCGCTCTCGAAGCCGGGGCCCATGGCATCACCGTGCACCCGCGCCCGGACGAGCGGCACATTCGCCGATACGACGTCACCCATCTTGCTGCCATGCTGCACGAACCCGCGTGGGCGGATCGCGAATTCAACATCGAAGGCAATCCCTTCCTCGGCGCGTACGTGGAGCTTTGTCGCGAAGCCAAGCCGGACCAGTGCACGCTCGTCCCCGACTCGCCCGACCAGCGGACGTCCGACCACGGCTGGCAGCTTGCCGATGACACCGAGATCAAGCAGGTGACCACAGCCGTGGCGGAGCTCAAGGCCATCGGCAGCCGGGTGAGCCTGTTCATGGACCCGGACCCCGCCGCCATCGAGCGCGTGCCGCAGACCGGCGCCGACCGCATCGAGCTTTACACCGAAGCCTACGCCGACGCGATGGCAGGCGGGCTCGATACCGCGTCAGCCCAGGCGGTGCATCGCCAGTACGCCGACGCCGCGGCATTGGCCCAGCAACTCGGCCTCGGCGTCAACGGCGGCCACGACCTGAACCTGCACAACCTCGCCCGCTTCCTCACCATCCCCGACATCCTCGAAGTCTCCATAGGCCACGCCCTCATCGCAGACGCCTTGGAGCTTGGCCTGGCCGAAACGGTCCGCGCCTACCTGGCGCTGCTGCCGACAAGTTGA
- the tyrS gene encoding tyrosine--tRNA ligase encodes MTITANLYDVLAERGMLAQSTDENIRQRLQSPQVAYNGFDPTADSLHVGHLLPVMGLAHLQRCGHKPIVVIGGATAMVGDPSGKTEARQMLTREQIEANGQAIGAQIGRLLSFDDSPTGAVMVNNADWLAGKGWIEMLREIGAHFSVNRMLSMESVKGRLESGGGITYLEFSYMIMQAYDFLHLHREHGCTLQFGGQDQWGNIVMGIELGRRLAGAELAGLTLPLVTRADGGKFGKTEAGTVWLDPKRTSPYEFYQFFRNTTDADVGKYLGFFTFLPTDEVRELASREGVELNASKEVLAYEATKLIHGEAEAAKARDDARKAFGEAKDVTGDAIPHAELPASELSEGVGLLALMVRAGLAKSNGEARRLVQGGGVRLHDEKVADAMRTVTAEDVQDGYVLMRVGKKRLFRFDVKG; translated from the coding sequence ATGACGATCACTGCCAATCTTTACGATGTGCTGGCTGAGCGGGGGATGCTTGCGCAGAGCACGGATGAGAACATTCGCCAGCGGCTTCAGTCGCCGCAGGTGGCGTACAACGGGTTTGATCCGACGGCGGACAGCCTGCATGTGGGGCATCTGTTGCCGGTGATGGGGCTGGCGCATCTGCAACGGTGCGGGCATAAGCCGATCGTGGTCATCGGCGGGGCGACCGCGATGGTGGGCGACCCGTCGGGCAAGACCGAAGCCAGGCAGATGCTCACGCGCGAGCAGATCGAAGCGAACGGGCAGGCGATCGGTGCACAGATCGGTCGGCTGCTGAGCTTTGACGACTCGCCGACCGGGGCGGTGATGGTGAACAACGCCGACTGGCTGGCGGGCAAGGGGTGGATCGAAATGTTGCGCGAAATCGGTGCGCACTTTTCGGTCAACCGCATGCTGAGCATGGAGTCGGTGAAGGGGCGGTTAGAGTCCGGCGGCGGGATCACGTACCTGGAATTCAGCTACATGATCATGCAGGCGTATGACTTTCTGCACCTGCATCGCGAGCACGGCTGTACGCTTCAGTTCGGCGGGCAGGATCAGTGGGGCAATATCGTGATGGGCATCGAGCTTGGGCGTCGGCTGGCCGGCGCGGAGCTTGCGGGGCTGACGCTGCCGCTGGTCACGCGGGCGGATGGGGGCAAGTTCGGCAAGACGGAGGCGGGCACGGTCTGGCTGGACCCGAAGCGGACGTCGCCTTACGAGTTCTACCAGTTTTTCCGCAACACGACTGACGCGGATGTGGGCAAGTATCTTGGCTTCTTTACGTTTCTGCCGACGGACGAGGTGCGCGAGCTGGCGTCGCGTGAAGGCGTGGAGCTGAACGCATCGAAGGAAGTGCTCGCGTACGAAGCGACGAAGCTGATCCACGGCGAAGCGGAAGCGGCGAAGGCGCGCGACGATGCACGCAAGGCGTTCGGCGAGGCGAAGGATGTGACAGGCGATGCGATCCCGCACGCCGAGTTGCCCGCCAGCGAGTTAAGCGAGGGCGTGGGGTTGCTCGCGCTGATGGTGCGGGCGGGGCTGGCGAAGTCCAACGGCGAAGCGCGTCGGCTGGTGCAGGGCGGGGGCGTGCGGTTGCATGATGAGAAAGTGGCCGACGCGATGCGGACGGTGACGGCTGAGGACGTGCAGGATGGCTATGTGCTGATGCGGGTTGGGAAGAAACGGCTGTTCCGGTTTGATGTGAAGGGCTGA